The genomic segment TTATTCGCTAACTGCTCTAGCCGATATCCCAGTCCAGGCCGAAGGTGTCGTGCAGAATGCGCACGGCCAGTTCCAGATATTTTTCCTGAATGAGCAGGGTGATTTTGATTTCAGAGGTGCTGATCATCAGGATATTGATGCCTTCCTGGGTCAGGGCGGCAAAAGCCCGTGCCGCCACGCCGGAATGGTTGCGCATGCCCACGCCGATGGCCGAAACCTTGGCCACGCTCACGTCGTGCAGCACTTCCGAAGCCCCGGTTTTTTTGGCGACTTCGTCCATGATGCGCAGAGTCTGGGGCAGGTCTTTGCGCGAGATGGTGAAGGTGATGTCCGTGTGGCCGTCCAGGCTGGTGTTCTGCACGATCATGTCCACCAGGACGCCCTTTTCGGAAAGGGGGCCGAACACGGCGGCAGCCGTGCCGGGCACATCGGGCAGGTCGCGCAGGGTCACGCGGGCCTGGTCTCTGTCGTAGGCGATGCCGGAAACAAGTACGGCTTCCATGCTGGAATCCTCCTGGGTGACGAGGGTGCCGGGGTCGCTGCTGAAGGTGGAGCGCACACGCACAGGCACTTTGTATTTTTTGGCAAATTCCACGGAACGAATGTGCAGCACCTTGGCCCCCATGCTGGACATTTCCAGCATTTCTTCATACGCCACGCGGTC from the Desulfovibrio legallii genome contains:
- a CDS encoding aspartate kinase codes for the protein MKILVQKFGGTSVANLECMRQVQTKVLEGLAQGYKVIAVLSARAGDTNKLLSLAEEWSPTPDRAACDVLVSTGEQVSISLFTMLLKDAGIRARSLLGWQIPITTDNDFGRARIRSIDSKALRVQLENYDVLVVAGFQGCTEDGRITTLGRGGSDTSAVALAAALGSAECHIFTDVDGVYTTDPNICSTARKMDRVAYEEMLEMSSMGAKVLHIRSVEFAKKYKVPVRVRSTFSSDPGTLVTQEDSSMEAVLVSGIAYDRDQARVTLRDLPDVPGTAAAVFGPLSEKGVLVDMIVQNTSLDGHTDITFTISRKDLPQTLRIMDEVAKKTGASEVLHDVSVAKVSAIGVGMRNHSGVAARAFAALTQEGINILMISTSEIKITLLIQEKYLELAVRILHDTFGLDWDIG